In Acanthochromis polyacanthus isolate Apoly-LR-REF ecotype Palm Island chromosome 9, KAUST_Apoly_ChrSc, whole genome shotgun sequence, the DNA window GAGATACGATCAATACTATGAGTACTACCAAGCTTTTCTTTGCTATGTCAGGTCCAAAGGTCTGCTGGGAAAAGCCGCTATTTGCATGCTCAGCTATCATGAAGCTGCACatgaaacgagacaaaaagcaTCAAATGAACTCCATAAATAATCTGTACCCAGAActcctgcagctctgtcagATGGCTGATGTTCTCAATTTTCTTTACTCGATTAGCTGCAATGTCCAGTGTGGTAAGTTTTTTCTGCGAACGAAAACAAAAGTTTAAGTGTCAAGAATTAAGCACGCAAGTAAGTCGGGCACCAGTCCTTTCAGAAATGAATTTCAACAACTCACGTTGTTTTCCAAGCCTTCAATAACCTCAATGCCGTTGTGGCTCAGGTAGAGCTCTCTCAGGTTGACAAGGTTCTGCAGGCCCTCGATTTTAGTAATCCGGTTACTctgcagaaaaagcacaaattacAAACCACTGTCTCAACATGTGAACACTCAATTTGATTCTTGTGAAAACTTCCACTAAAGATGAAGAGATTTCATGTGAGGATACCTGAATGCTTAAAACAGTCAGGTTGTGTAAACCCTCCAGATTCTGAAGCTTTGTTATTTTGTTAGTACCAAGAAACAAACTTTGCAAAGTTGAGAGTGAATCCAGGTTCTCGATAACCTGTGAAcacaacagattaaaaaaaacaacatgttatATTGTATTAATGGCGATTTCACAAATGTTCTATACAGATTTTATGTACCAAGCACATTTCCAATATAAGTCATATTGACAGAACAGCTTAACCAAActtgtcactgcagcagaggccaTTTGGATCTCACCCTGATGCGATTGGAGCCCAGCTCCAGCATCTCCAGACCTGAGATGTGATCCACGTTCGAAATGCTACTGATTTTGTTGTGAAGCAAAAAAAGTTTCTTCAGCTGAGTCAACTGCTCCAAACCCTCCACCTTCCTCAAAATGTTGAAGGACACGTCGAGCTGCCTGTGGGGGGGAAGTATTCTAATAACTTATACATGCTGTGAGGGTTTTCTGTTACTGTTGTCACATCAACCACATACAAATCAAGGAAATTTATTACCAACAAATCTAAAGTTATTTCAGACTTACTCCAACTCTGTGAGGCTGTGCAGGTTCTCTAGTTTGCGGATCTGATTGTCATAGAGATCTAGTTCCCGCAGTAAGCTCAAACTTTCAAGGTTTTCTATCTTTTTGATGAGGTTCTGTCGTAAGGAGAGAGTCTGTACAAACAGAGACatgaaaagcaattaaaagatataaaatgaaCAGTTCTATTTTAGTATTATAGCATAGGCTGTGGGCCTTTATTCTTTGAGACACGATTAACAATAAAGAAAGCACAGGAGAAATCAAAATGCTTCCAATTTattcaaatacaaacaaatgaaGCATAAACCTCAGATATGCTCTCCACGCTGCTACCACTACTTTATCACTTACTGACAGTGGCAAATATATAATGAGGATCCTTACTTTAGCCTTCTGTAGCACCTCCAGTCCTTCAATTTTTCCAATACGGCAATGAACAAGGTCGACATCCTAGAAAGAACACAGAAAACTaaggttgacttttttttttgtcatgtgcaGTCCAGCACCTTACATGAAGCTTTAGATGTGAAACAATGCTTTTACCACATAATAGTGCAAACAAAAGAATATGTATTCACtcctaaatatatatataatcttcAATAGTAAAAATGTCATTCTTGAAACTCAACAGAAGTCTTTTAGCCCAAAGTGAGTCAGTAGATATAAAGGACATTTTACATAAAATCTCTTCTAACCTCTTCTTCTGGGTCCAAAGTTATGGTGTCCATGTCAACAGGAGACTCTTCTTTACCTTTAATGAAAGCAAGAATAGATGGGATAAAAGTAAAATGACCATTCTTAAAGGTATAGTATTTATAAACAtaataatgacacaaaaggcTTCATGAAAGCTGTGGATAAAGTGATAGTTATGTAATACTGTCATGTAGATAGACCTATTACTGTGTGGCTCACTTTTGAATATTCATGTTAAAATTACATAACAGCTGAAAGTCTGATGGGCAAATTGTATCTCTTTCTTTGCGCCTGTTGGAGATGGTAATGATTTACTTGTGGTAGAGGGCTGATTGGGGTCCACGTCGCCATTGATGCTCTTCCTCCTGGTCTCATCGTCTCCAGACTCCTCTGACTCACCCCTTCGGTCCACTGCAATCAGCAGACACAAAAAAGCTTAATTTGACTACAAAGATGCACAGCTTCTGTATGGTTATGTATCAGTGACACATTTTTGATGATCACATGTAATACGATGCAAAGACCAGGCCCAGCTCCATCTCATCTGCTGAGGAGGCAGGAAATGTCATGAGGAGCATCTAGCCTCATGTCTAAGGCTTATCCTGGCCGTTAACTACATCGTGATGATGCATATTTCTGCACTCTGCAATATGCACAAATACCAGGGGAAAACCCAAATTGACGCATGCCATGGATTTAAACATGTTAGTATTACTTGCTGATAATGGGATCCCAAGAGTATTTTCAGTGTGGAGACAGCTATGGTTCACATACTTATATTAACACACTAGCTACACACTGCTAACCAtgttagctagctagttagctgaCTGGACCAAAGTTAACAGGTTTACGAGGCAAATTTTCCAACATGCCAAGCGGGCGGAGAAGCGGCGATACACAGAAAATCCACTTTCAGACCAACAAACTACACAACACACCTAGAAAACCTGAGATACACATCGCTTATCAGGACTGTATGAGTTGACGATAAATGAATAACGCCAGCTAACGTCTTGTTGTTAGCTTGTGAGCTAGCAGAGAAGGATGAAGGTCTGGTTAGTCACCGCAAGAAACGGTCGTCGAGGGTGCtcagataaaaacagacaacttTGTCAACATGGTTATCACTTCACCAGGCTTATACAATGGTTTCACGGCTGCATCGCTTGATATTTTGCT includes these proteins:
- the ppp1r7 gene encoding protein phosphatase 1 regulatory subunit 7, yielding MASLSVGELQEMEVDRRGESEESGDDETRRKSINGDVDPNQPSTTSKEESPVDMDTITLDPEEEDVDLVHCRIGKIEGLEVLQKAKTLSLRQNLIKKIENLESLSLLRELDLYDNQIRKLENLHSLTELEQLDVSFNILRKVEGLEQLTQLKKLFLLHNKISSISNVDHISGLEMLELGSNRIRVIENLDSLSTLQSLFLGTNKITKLQNLEGLHNLTVLSIQSNRITKIEGLQNLVNLRELYLSHNGIEVIEGLENNKKLTTLDIAANRVKKIENISHLTELQEFWMNDNQIDNWSDLDELKNAKSLETVYLERNPLQKDPQYRRKIMLALPSVRQIDATFIRF